One stretch of Oncorhynchus tshawytscha isolate Ot180627B linkage group LG19, Otsh_v2.0, whole genome shotgun sequence DNA includes these proteins:
- the LOC112218838 gene encoding apoptosis facilitator Bcl-2-like protein 14 isoform X1, producing the protein MENHATAGAAVDACGVDQRSDEYRLLMAYCGKRKRQRSGPMPQFQGFIQKEGPPPSRHNARFYDTDPIHCKFRGCAPSRHGLVAAATGAAGGEGKTLNGVADRLTQIADSVQITTDDIESDGTEDQHDVIRRLVELLKVSGDKLNEEIMSNHILQRHLQTSFTYSLFETVTSTLLQGVTGVESDGPVARTGCPAPEKEERVQREKIALACEVTSKLSALDLHPMSRAMGFGTRYLQEHHTAWVKKHGGWNNVFDSEDTD; encoded by the exons ATGGAGAACCATGCAACAGCAGGGGCCGCTGTGGATGCATGCGGAGTGGACCAACGTAGCGATGAGTATCGACTGCTCATGGCTTACTGTGGCAAAAGGAAGAGGCAGCGGTCTGGCCCAATGCCTCAATTTCAAGGCTTCATTCAAAAAGAAGGTCCTCCTCCATCCAGGCATAATGCTAGATTTTATGACACCGATCCCATACACTGTAAATTTCGAGGTTGTGCTCCGTCCAGACATGGCCTAGTGGCAG caGCTACTGGAGCTGCAGGAGGAGAGGGCAAAACCTTGAATGGAGTAGCAGACAGGTTGACTCAGATTGCAGACTCTGTGCAGATCACAACAGACGACATAGAGTCAGACGGGACAGAGGATCAACATG ATGTCATCCGAAGACTAGTGGAGTTGCTGAAGGTGTCTGGAGACAAgctgaatgaggag ATCATGAGTAACCACATCTTGCAGAGGCACCTCCAGACTTCCTTCACTTACAGTCTGTTTGAGACGGTGACCTCCACCCTGCTCCAGGGTGTGACGGGGGTAGAGAGTGATGGTCCTGTAGCCCGGACAGGCTGCCCTGCCcctgagaaggaggagagggtccAGAGGGAGAAGATTGCCCTGGCCTGCGAGGTGACTAGCAAGCTATCTGCCCTGGACCTCCACCCCATGAGCCGGGCCATGGGCTTTGGGACACGCTACCTCCAGGAGCACCACACGGCCTGGGTGAAGAAACACGGGGGCTGG AATAACGTGTTTGACAGTGAAGACACTGATTAG
- the LOC112218838 gene encoding apoptosis facilitator Bcl-2-like protein 14 isoform X2, with amino-acid sequence MENHATAGAAVDACGVDQRSDEYRLLMAYCGKRKRQRSGPMPQFQGFIQKEGPPPSRHNARFYDTDPIHCKFRGCAPSRHGLVAATGAAGGEGKTLNGVADRLTQIADSVQITTDDIESDGTEDQHDVIRRLVELLKVSGDKLNEEIMSNHILQRHLQTSFTYSLFETVTSTLLQGVTGVESDGPVARTGCPAPEKEERVQREKIALACEVTSKLSALDLHPMSRAMGFGTRYLQEHHTAWVKKHGGWNNVFDSEDTD; translated from the exons ATGGAGAACCATGCAACAGCAGGGGCCGCTGTGGATGCATGCGGAGTGGACCAACGTAGCGATGAGTATCGACTGCTCATGGCTTACTGTGGCAAAAGGAAGAGGCAGCGGTCTGGCCCAATGCCTCAATTTCAAGGCTTCATTCAAAAAGAAGGTCCTCCTCCATCCAGGCATAATGCTAGATTTTATGACACCGATCCCATACACTGTAAATTTCGAGGTTGTGCTCCGTCCAGACATGGCCTAGTGGCAG CTACTGGAGCTGCAGGAGGAGAGGGCAAAACCTTGAATGGAGTAGCAGACAGGTTGACTCAGATTGCAGACTCTGTGCAGATCACAACAGACGACATAGAGTCAGACGGGACAGAGGATCAACATG ATGTCATCCGAAGACTAGTGGAGTTGCTGAAGGTGTCTGGAGACAAgctgaatgaggag ATCATGAGTAACCACATCTTGCAGAGGCACCTCCAGACTTCCTTCACTTACAGTCTGTTTGAGACGGTGACCTCCACCCTGCTCCAGGGTGTGACGGGGGTAGAGAGTGATGGTCCTGTAGCCCGGACAGGCTGCCCTGCCcctgagaaggaggagagggtccAGAGGGAGAAGATTGCCCTGGCCTGCGAGGTGACTAGCAAGCTATCTGCCCTGGACCTCCACCCCATGAGCCGGGCCATGGGCTTTGGGACACGCTACCTCCAGGAGCACCACACGGCCTGGGTGAAGAAACACGGGGGCTGG AATAACGTGTTTGACAGTGAAGACACTGATTAG